CGCCTATTTAGGCCATTTTTATCGATTGCTCGTAGCGCCTTATCTGCGTACGCATTGCGGCATAATCTTGAATATGTCGAAGACGAATCTAATTTAGATACGTCGCGGACGAGAAACTGCATTCGCCATTCGTTGGTTCCTAGCGTGAAGAAGCTCAATCCGAATTTGCTCGATGGAGTAACCGCAACCATTAATCGCCTTACGAGCGATGAGGCGGAACTAGAGCGATGTGCAGGTGAGGCTTTAGATAGCCTTGGGCCCTCACCAAATTTGGCGCGAAAAATCGCAGAACTTTCGCCGGCTATCGCCTGGAGAGTAGCGCGTTTGCTCGCTGCTAGGGAAGTGCCTTCTGCGGCAAAATACCTTGGGTATAGTAGTTTTATAAGAGCAGTTGAGGTTGCGCGCGGAAATCTAGCTGCTTCGGATTTAGGTTTTTTAGTCAGTTGTTTTGTCGACCGAGACAATAAACTTAGGTTCAAGCTTGGAAGCGATGTCGCGTCCTCAGATTTCTTAGAGACTGACCATGCCGATAACGATGTTAATAAGCTCGATATTCCCGGAAGTATAGCTTGGAAAACTGCTGATGGAAGGGAGTTATTACTTGAGGCAAAATTGTTGTCGCGGCAAGAACTTGAGCCGTGCAGCGCAGTTACCGATTTAAGAGACTTAGAGAAACGGGCCCCTAAGGAGAAGTTTTATAGGGTTTTTTTCGATTTTGATACGCTAGAAACCAACTCTTTGCTGGTGCGTTTTCCTCGTCCCGGAGACAGTATGCGAGTGTGGAAAAGGGGCCGGCGAAAGCTAAAAAAACTCTTTCAAGAACAAGGGGTTACGTTGACAGAGCGGCGCACAATGCCTATAGTAGAAAGCTCTGGTAAGATTATCTGGGTACCTGGCGTAGCAAGATCGGAAATGGCGGCAGTGGACAGCAATACGGCCTCATTACTGCAACTTACCTGTTTGAAGACGGTATAGTGCTATAAACTTTGTTGTATTTAAACTTTCTATATTATTTTGGGTTATATTTAAATTGGGTCAATTTTCACGAAATGCCGCTTTTTGGCTCTTTCTCATAATTATGATTCTCCTGCTCTACAACGTAGTGCAGGAGCCGCGAACCGCAGGGCTAGACATCCCATACTCAGAGTTTCGCAAGGCCGTTTCTGATGGTCGAGTGAGCGAGGTCGAGATAAAGGAGACAGAAATAGTTGGGCTTTACAAATACGGCTCAAGCGTAGGGACGGAGAACAAGTTCACTACCAAGATGCCGCCTACGGATCAGGAGCTCATTAAAGTATTGCTGGATAACGGAGTAAAAGTCGAGGCCAAACCCAGAGAGGAGGAGTCGTGGTATTTTATTTTGCTTGCAAACTGGTTCCCCATGTTGCTTTTAATTGGCGTTTGGATTTTCTTTATGCGCCAAGTGCAGGTGGGTGGGGGAAAGGCGCTTAGTTTTGGCAAGAGCCGCGCGCGTTTGCAGGAAGAAGGGCGCGAGAAGGTTACATTTGACGATGTAGCGGGGATCGACGAATCAAAGGAGGAACTGGAGTCCATCGTTCAGTTCCTTAAGGATCCCAAAAAATTTACCAAGCTCGGCGGAAGAATTCCCAAAGGCGTATTGCTGTGCGGTAATCCCGGAACTGGAAAGACGCTTTTAGCGCGCGCGATAGCTGGCGAGGCTGGAGTGCCGTTTTTTAGCATTTCTGGTTCGGACTTCGTCGAGATGTTTGTAGGCGTCGGAGCGTCTCGCGTTAGAGATCTCTTTATGAAGGGCAAGAAGAACGCGCCGTGTATAATATTCATAGACGAAATCGATGCCGTTGGACGCCATCGCGGAGCGGGTTTAGGTGGGGGCCATGACGAGCGCGAGCAGACGCTAAACCAGCTCCTCGTCGAGATGGACGGATTTGAACCAAACGAAGGAATTATTTTAGTCGCAGCCACGAATAGGCCAGATGTTCTAGATCCGGCGTTGTTGAGACCGGGGCGTTTCGATCGCACCGTTATGGTTCCGCTTCCAGATATTAGGGGGCGCGAGGGCGTGTTGAAAGTTCACACCAAGAAGGTTCCACTTTCGGAGGATGTAAATTTAGTCACCATAGCGAGGGGAACCCCGGGTTTCTCGGGAGCAGATTTGGCAAATTTGGTGAACGAGGCTGCAC
This portion of the Deltaproteobacteria bacterium genome encodes:
- the tilS gene encoding tRNA lysidine(34) synthetase TilS — its product is MAERLDNVVFLEFAKSIELVRANLGKNAEDPLSVVLAVSGGVDSRVMLDVAAKTAEESQLSLVVAHFDHGLREASMGDERFVEALSRQYNLPFFSERAPKFLGRENVEAWGRRLRYEFLEGTRMRVGFDAVATAHHLDDQVETFFMRVISARLASSSHCIGSFDTTTRLFRPFLSIARSALSAYALRHNLEYVEDESNLDTSRTRNCIRHSLVPSVKKLNPNLLDGVTATINRLTSDEAELERCAGEALDSLGPSPNLARKIAELSPAIAWRVARLLAAREVPSAAKYLGYSSFIRAVEVARGNLAASDLGFLVSCFVDRDNKLRFKLGSDVASSDFLETDHADNDVNKLDIPGSIAWKTADGRELLLEAKLLSRQELEPCSAVTDLRDLEKRAPKEKFYRVFFDFDTLETNSLLVRFPRPGDSMRVWKRGRRKLKKLFQEQGVTLTERRTMPIVESSGKIIWVPGVARSEMAAVDSNTASLLQLTCLKTV
- the ftsH gene encoding ATP-dependent zinc metalloprotease FtsH produces the protein MGQFSRNAAFWLFLIIMILLLYNVVQEPRTAGLDIPYSEFRKAVSDGRVSEVEIKETEIVGLYKYGSSVGTENKFTTKMPPTDQELIKVLLDNGVKVEAKPREEESWYFILLANWFPMLLLIGVWIFFMRQVQVGGGKALSFGKSRARLQEEGREKVTFDDVAGIDESKEELESIVQFLKDPKKFTKLGGRIPKGVLLCGNPGTGKTLLARAIAGEAGVPFFSISGSDFVEMFVGVGASRVRDLFMKGKKNAPCIIFIDEIDAVGRHRGAGLGGGHDEREQTLNQLLVEMDGFEPNEGIILVAATNRPDVLDPALLRPGRFDRTVMVPLPDIRGREGVLKVHTKKVPLSEDVNLVTIARGTPGFSGADLANLVNEAALYAASKDAKSVNMKHFEFAKDKILMGTERRSMVLSEREKKVTAYHEAGHAIVAKFVPGSDPVHKVTIVPRGVALGLMQQLPEDEKHTYPKDYWLGRICIAFGGRAAEELIFEEISTGATSDISAATNISRRMVCEWGMSEALGPLTYGRKEEQIFLGRDIGHSKDYSEETAGLIDREVREIVEQQMTRARQLLHEHRDALERLARALLERETLDANEVEEIVRGSTPTNGPSSNGQPVSIKAA